The Salmo salar chromosome ssa02, Ssal_v3.1, whole genome shotgun sequence genome segment ttcttcttgGCTGTGTTGTTCCATACACCAATAGACAATGAGGAAGAGGTGTCGCCATGCAAGAAGAGTAGGAACACAGTGTGTCGCTGCATTGAAGGCTTCTACAAAAAGAGAATAGACTCGGTAACACGGGAGTGTCTCCGTTGCAAGACAtgtggacctggagagagagaaacacaaccATGTGAGTTTGTCTTGCTAGTGTGGTTCATAATGTTTCCCGTCTTTCCAACCAACCTGGTATTTACTTATGGATTACACAGTATAACGGTTATTACATAATAAGCACAACCCTTTGTTTTGTTCTACTAGTACTATTTGTTTGTGTGCTTGTACTGAGTGTACATACTGTTGTTGAcaggtactccagagagagatacagtgtgTGAATGTATGGACTTCCGAAACCAGAAAAACAACAGGAACTGTCTTCCATGCCAAAAGTAAGTACTGGCTTGTGAACAAGCTGACACTATTTTGTCTGTTAAAACTCTTGGGTTTGTCTGCTTTATGAACATTCTGCTTCGAAATGGGAAGTTTAATAGAAACTGTATGCAATGTTGTGCAACAACATTTTGACATGTCAGCTGTTTTGTGGTcacaccaaccctggtcctggagacctACAGTCTGTTGCTATGTAAGATTGGAGAAGGTCATCATGTCCAGGCTttagttccagcccagcactaacacatctGATTCACCCTAATCTACTGCTCATCAAGACCTTAGGCAGTGCTGACCACTGATAAAGGGCTGGTAATGGTCTCTTTCAGTGTTCTGTCTTTCCAGAGGTGGTTATGCTGCAACAGGAGGGCCTGAATGGTTCTTCTGTAGAGCTGTTCTTCACATGACTCAATACTAATAATTTCCTCTTCACAAACGGGCCACTTCCCCTTCAATAACATACAATTTCCTCTGTGTATCTTCTCTCCAGTTGTAGATCAGCTGACTGTCAGCAGGAGTGTGCTTCAGGCACAGATCCCACTCCCAAACGTGAGTTTCTGATACTTTGTGGCTGGGTTCTGGCTAGAAACATAGTTTGTTTATTTGGTGGGTCACAAGATACTTTGAAACTTTTTTGTTGTTATGCTTAAATATATTGGAACTAGACTATTTCTGTAGTGGCTGTATTCATCCTCTCACTCTGCATGTCTGCCCCTCTTTCCAGCTGAAGACACTGGATGGGGTGTTTGGTCTCCCTACCTGTTGGCTGCGTTCGGCTGTGTTTgtgtggtgctgctggtggtGATGGGGATCATGGGCGTACTAGTGGTCCGACGGAAACCGAAGGGGTCAAACTCCTTTCTCTCTGCTGAGATCACCTCTCAGGGCTCCGAGAAGTCTACTCGGGTGAGACACATCTCTGACCTCTCACCTTTGACCCCTGACATCTCATATTTCACCTCTGACCTGACTGGACAAAACCAATCTGATAAAAACCTTTAAAGGGTTTTATTGGAGAAAAAATAGATACCATTTCAACTACTGTTTGGAACACTTAAGAGCATTTATAGATTGTTTGCACCATAGTGATGGGAGGAAACCAATAGGATTTCCTTTATTGATTGTACTGTGCTCCCCGGGTTTAGGATGTACTGGTAGTGGATGCAGTTCTGTATAGTAGAATTATGATGTTTTCCATTTTCTGTGATTGTAGAGGCTGATCCAAGAGGACCCAGAGAACGTTCTCAACCAGAGTATCCCTTCATATAGCccagtgtgtgagagtgaacagGAGCCCCTCCGGAAGCTACCGGCCTGTGTCCCCAAGGAGATCAAgagtaagtgtgtgtgcatgtgcgtgcatgCGAACGTGTGTGGGTGCACGTTTCCCTATCTTATCCGGACTAGAATGTCCAGACAAATCATCAGAATGTTCTGACAAGGTAGGACAACAAGAACAATTCTGAAAAGGTGAGGATTTTAAAGGTTAGGGCTAGGAGTTAGGTTTGGGTTTAGGGTTGggtttaggttaaggttagggttaagttttcttgaatggaaatacatttttacTCCCCAAAATGTTCTGAAAATTCCGGAAAAACAAGCTTTGTGTGTGTTGGAATGGGAAAGCTTTTTTttagatacactacatggccaaaagtatgtggacacctggttgtcaaacatctcattccaaaatcatgggcattaatatggagttggtcccccctttgctgctataacagcctccactcttctggaaaggcttttccagatgttgaaacattgcttgCGGAACTTGCTTctgttcagccacaagagcattagtgaggtcaggcactgatgttgggtgattaggcctggctcacagtcggcattccaattcctcccaaaggttttcgatggggttgaggtcagggctctgtgcagacctgtcaagttcttctacaccgatcttgacaaaccatttctgtaaggacctcgctttgtgcaagggggcattgtcatgctgaaacaggaaagggccctcccaaactgttgccacaaagttggaagcacagaatcgtctacaatgtaattaattgtatgctgtagagttaagatttcccttcactggaactaaggtgcctagccagaaccatgaaaaacagtcccaaaccattattcctcctccaccaaactttgtagttggcactatgcattcgggcaggtagcgttttcctggcatccaccaaacccagattcgtccgttggactgccagatagtaaagcgtgattcatgactccagagaacgcgttaccactgctccagagtccaatggcggtgagctttataaatcaaatcaaatgttatttgtcatatgcgccgaatacaacaggtgtagaccttacagtgaaatgcttacgttcaagcctttaaccaacaatgctttaagaagttacaAAAAATTAGTGTTAATAAAaagtaaaagtaacaaataattaaactgcagcagtaaaataacaatagcaatatGTAcaagtaggtagagttaaagtgactatgcatagataataaacagagagtagctgcagcgtaaaagaggggtctgggtagccctttgattagctgttcaggagtcttatggcttgggggtagaagctgttaagaagccttttggacctagacttggcactccggtaccgcttgctgtgcggtagcagagagaacggtctatgactagagtggctggagtctttgaccatttttagggcctttctctgacaccgtctggtatagatgtcctggatggcaggaagcttggccccagtgatgtactgggccgtatgcactaccctctgtagtgccctgcggtctgaggccgagcagttgccataccaggcagtgatgcaacccgtcaggatcaatcaattacatttatttataaagcccttcttacatcagctgatgtcacaaagtgctgtacagaaactcaggctaaaaggatgctctcgatggtgcagctgtagaaccttttgaggatctgaggacccatgccgaatcttttcagtctcctgagggggaataggcattgtcgtgccctcttcacgactgtcttggtgtgtttggaccatgatagtttgtttgtaatgtggacaccaaggaacttgaagctctcaacctgatccactacagccccatcgatgagaatgggggcgtgcttggtcctccttttcttattgtcaacaatcatctcctttgtattgataatgttgagggagcggttgttgtcctggcaccgcaCGTCCAGGTCtatgaccttctccctataggctgtttcatcgttgtcggtgatcaggcctgccactgttgtgccatcggcaaacttgatgatggtgttggagtcgtgcctggccatgcagtcatgagtgaacagggagtacaggaggggactgagcacgcacccctgaggggcccccgtgttgaggatcagcgtggcagatatgttgttatctacccttaccacctgggggcggcccgtcaggaagtccaggatccagttgcagagggaggtgtttagtcccaggaacCTTAACTTAgtcatgagctttgagggcactatcgtATTGAATGCGGggctgtaatcaatgaatagcattctcacataggtgttccttttgtccaggtgggaaagggcagttttgagtgcagtagagattgcatcatctgtggatctgttggggcggtatgtgcgtgcaccactccagccgatgcttggcattgcgcatggtaatcttaggcttgtatgcggctgctcggccatggaaacctatttcatgaagcagGACAGGCTATTTttgtgcgcttcagcactcagtggtcccattctgtgagcttgtgtggctgagCCATTATTGCTCccaagacatttccacttcacaataacagcacttacagttgaccgaggcagctctagcagggcagaaatgttacgaactgacatgttggaaaggtggcatcctatggcggtgccacgttgaaagtcactgagctcttcagtatgggccattctactggcaatgtttgtctatggtgtccacgtacttttggccatgtagtgtatattgaacTCTATTttgatctctctcccctcctatcacctctctctgttcctctctccctccagtctctGAGTTGATCTACTCGGTGTTGGACCAAGTCCCTCTGCGTCGTGTGAAGGAGCTGGTGCGTTCGCTGGGTGTGAGTGACATAGTGatagagagggctgagaatgacCACCTCCGTGACACTAAGGAAGCCCAGTACCAGATGCTGAGGGTCTGGGCTAAGGGAAATGcgcagggagggggaggggtgctAGCACGCCCTCTACTGTACCACCTGCTGGATAAGCTGAGAGACATGGACCTGGGAGGGACTGCAGAGGAGCTGGAGACCAAGTATGGAGatcagtagagggagagagatgcagaCTGTATAGACCAAGTAGGGGACCCAGGTTTCTCTTCTCTATGTCGAATCAAAAGAGAAACCGAGAGGGACCAAGACTATTCATCATATGTATAGGATAattaggggagggagagagagataggggaggtgctaatggggagagagagaaagtcagacACATCCCCTTGTCCACGACTTCACTTGTGTAGACCTGAGAGAATAGGATTGGTACAGTGTAAGCAATATGGTAGTTGTTCCACCTGGTCCAGATCTGATAGACTAAGATGGAAGTGTTGCCATGCTTTCACAATATTTCCTAATGTATTTGGCAGTGAGCCTGATTATTGATTGCCAGCTGTAACTTATACTTATtctcatgtttttttttgttgcacatTCAAACCAATGAGTGAGGAATTGCATGTTACAAAGCAGTTTTAGACAGTGCTGTTTGTAAAACAGGCAAACTTGTAATGTGTCACACACAGGTATGAGAACCACACTAAGAATTTAGTTAAATGTTGTGTTTAGGGTAATACAGATTTAACacccatctatagtattacaggTGTATATTACTGAGTATTAGGTGGCGACAGgtagccagtaactgaaaggttgctgtttCGAACCCCTGAGCTGATAACGTgataaaaatctgtctgtgcccttg includes the following:
- the LOC106575188 gene encoding tumor necrosis factor receptor superfamily member 1A, with amino-acid sequence MDVLRGKWKEKCILNVCTLLLLCWSVDLSLSPPPPLDRTQELQCLEGSHYRNANGTCCRKCHEGFKLKKDCTKEGESQCEPCKEGKTYLERSNYAKNCLRCTRCDDNEEEVSPCKKSRNTVCRCIEGFYKKRIDSVTRECLRCKTCGPGERETQPCTPERDTVCECMDFRNQKNNRNCLPCQNCRSADCQQECASGTDPTPKPEDTGWGVWSPYLLAAFGCVCVVLLVVMGIMGVLVVRRKPKGSNSFLSAEITSQGSEKSTRRLIQEDPENVLNQSIPSYSPVCESEQEPLRKLPACVPKEIKISELIYSVLDQVPLRRVKELVRSLGVSDIVIERAENDHLRDTKEAQYQMLRVWAKGNAQGGGGVLARPLLYHLLDKLRDMDLGGTAEELETKYGDQ